The following are encoded together in the candidate division WOR-3 bacterium genome:
- the ileS gene encoding isoleucine--tRNA ligase, with protein MKLKDTINLPETNFSMKGDLPKREPLFVQFWEERKVYERAIQKRKNGKFFILHDGPPYANGHIHLGQAMNKIVKDITVKYKMLKGFYTPFRPGWDAHGMPIENIVIKDFKEDEDILTIRKACREFASKWIEEQKKDFKRLGVLGDWENPYITMSKEYEGLELELLAKVVEKGYVYRGYMPVHWCPICETALAISEIEYKMMESPSLTFKMEGEEFDALIWTTTPWTIISNLALAVHPEYSYVVIEVNKKKFLLAKELLKENVEKGIWSNYEIIKEFKGEELKGIAFKHPFLDRKSSIHPAKFVTMNEGTGIVHIAPGHGREDYVLGREVGLPIYSPLDEKGRFTEEAGIFKGLSTEEASIKVLDILKEKGSLIHFNKIEHNYPICWRCKTPLIFRATEQWFISIEHRDLRKKALEVVRNTEWYPPQSEERMFAAVSDRPDWCISRQRKWGVNIPAFFCKKCKEALLKKDFILKVAELFKKNSADFWFQLTPEEILGKGYKCEKCGGLEWEKGTDILDVWFDSGISSFGALEEEFWPADVYLEGPDQHRGWFNSSLVLSLAIKDAPPYRKVVTHGWMLDSEGQSMHKSLGNVTTPSEIIEEFGADVLRLWIASVNWTLDVRYGREIIQRTVDAYRKIRNTFRFMLGNTYDFKESYSLKKEDLLPVDRFILIKLNRLIKEVTKNYESLHYYKVYRKFYDFVVTTLSSFYMDIIKDRLYVEAKDSKKRRSAQTVLFKLAKDLAIIIAPILSFTAEEVWQNLYGEDSIFLADFPEPGEETEEDKELLEKFEKILEVREEFHKILEKTQEDGFIGNSLEAKVFIKSNINELEEMKEYLKEIFIVSDVELTTLVNSKYIYEGKLGVYGIDKAEGKKCARCWMFSTSVGRDKEFENLCERCVNIIKGGNFELED; from the coding sequence GTGAAGCTTAAAGACACCATAAATCTACCAGAAACAAATTTTTCAATGAAAGGGGATCTTCCCAAAAGAGAACCTTTATTTGTTCAATTTTGGGAAGAAAGGAAGGTCTACGAAAGAGCAATCCAAAAGAGAAAGAATGGGAAATTTTTCATTCTCCATGATGGGCCTCCTTATGCTAATGGACACATTCATCTTGGGCAAGCAATGAATAAAATTGTTAAAGATATTACTGTTAAATACAAAATGCTAAAGGGTTTCTACACTCCCTTTAGGCCAGGTTGGGATGCTCATGGGATGCCTATTGAAAACATTGTTATAAAAGACTTCAAAGAAGATGAAGATATTCTTACTATAAGAAAGGCTTGTAGGGAATTCGCCTCAAAGTGGATTGAAGAACAGAAGAAAGATTTTAAGCGTCTTGGGGTTTTAGGAGATTGGGAGAATCCCTATATAACTATGAGTAAAGAATATGAAGGACTTGAATTAGAACTTTTAGCAAAGGTTGTAGAAAAGGGTTATGTCTATCGTGGTTATATGCCAGTTCATTGGTGTCCAATCTGTGAAACAGCTTTGGCGATCTCTGAGATTGAATATAAAATGATGGAGTCTCCTTCTTTAACTTTTAAAATGGAAGGAGAGGAGTTTGATGCTCTAATATGGACTACAACACCTTGGACCATTATTTCCAATCTTGCTTTGGCTGTTCATCCTGAATACTCCTATGTTGTCATTGAGGTTAATAAGAAAAAGTTTCTGCTTGCCAAAGAACTTCTTAAAGAAAATGTTGAAAAGGGAATATGGAGTAATTATGAAATTATTAAAGAGTTTAAAGGGGAAGAATTAAAAGGAATTGCTTTTAAACATCCTTTTCTTGATAGAAAATCTTCTATTCATCCTGCAAAATTTGTCACGATGAACGAAGGGACAGGAATAGTTCATATAGCTCCAGGGCATGGAAGAGAAGATTATGTCCTCGGAAGAGAAGTCGGCCTTCCTATTTATTCTCCTTTAGATGAAAAAGGGCGATTTACAGAAGAAGCTGGAATATTCAAGGGGTTATCAACGGAAGAAGCTTCAATTAAAGTTTTAGATATATTAAAAGAAAAAGGAAGTTTAATTCACTTTAATAAAATAGAACATAATTATCCAATTTGTTGGAGATGTAAAACTCCACTCATTTTTCGTGCCACAGAACAATGGTTCATTTCAATTGAACACAGAGACCTAAGAAAAAAAGCATTAGAAGTTGTGAGAAACACAGAATGGTATCCTCCTCAAAGTGAAGAGCGAATGTTTGCTGCAGTTAGTGATAGACCTGATTGGTGTATTTCAAGACAAAGAAAATGGGGGGTGAATATTCCTGCTTTCTTTTGTAAGAAGTGTAAAGAAGCACTTCTTAAAAAAGACTTTATCTTAAAAGTTGCCGAACTATTCAAAAAGAATTCCGCAGACTTCTGGTTCCAATTAACACCTGAGGAGATTTTGGGTAAGGGTTATAAATGCGAGAAATGTGGGGGATTGGAATGGGAGAAAGGAACGGACATTTTGGACGTTTGGTTTGATTCGGGAATTTCTTCTTTTGGGGCTTTAGAGGAAGAATTTTGGCCAGCCGATGTGTATCTTGAAGGGCCGGATCAACATAGAGGTTGGTTTAATTCTTCCTTAGTTCTTTCTCTTGCTATAAAAGACGCTCCTCCTTACAGAAAAGTAGTGACGCATGGCTGGATGTTGGATAGTGAAGGACAATCTATGCATAAGTCTCTTGGGAATGTTACAACTCCCTCTGAAATCATAGAGGAATTTGGAGCGGATGTCTTAAGATTATGGATTGCCTCTGTCAACTGGACGTTAGATGTTAGATATGGAAGAGAAATAATACAGAGAACTGTTGACGCTTATAGGAAGATAAGAAATACTTTTAGATTTATGTTGGGTAATACTTATGATTTTAAGGAATCTTATTCCCTTAAGAAAGAAGATTTGTTACCTGTAGACCGTTTTATTTTAATAAAACTAAATAGATTGATAAAAGAAGTCACAAAGAATTACGAATCTCTTCATTACTATAAAGTTTATAGGAAATTTTACGATTTTGTGGTTACAACTCTTTCTTCTTTTTATATGGACATTATTAAAGATCGATTGTATGTAGAAGCAAAGGATAGTAAAAAAAGAAGAAGTGCTCAGACTGTTCTATTTAAATTAGCTAAAGACCTTGCTATAATTATTGCCCCTATTTTATCTTTTACCGCAGAGGAAGTCTGGCAGAATTTATATGGAGAAGATTCAATATTCCTCGCTGATTTTCCAGAACCCGGAGAAGAGACAGAAGAAGATAAAGAACTCTTAGAGAAGTTTGAGAAGATTCTGGAAGTAAGAGAAGAATTTCACAAAATTTTAGAGAAGACTCAAGAAGATGGTTTTATTGGAAATTCTCTTGAAGCAAAAGTTTTTATAAAAAGTAATATAAATGAGCTTGAAGAGATGAAGGAATATTTAAAGGAGATTTTTATTGTTTCCGATGTGGAGCTTACAACTCTGGTGAATTCAAAATATATATATGAAGGAAAACTTGGAGTATATGGGATAGATAAAGCAGAAGGAAAAAAATGTGCAAGATGTTGGATGTTCTCTACAAGTGTAGGTAGAGATAAAGAATTTGAGAACCTTTGTGAAAGATGTGTCAATATAATAAAAGGAGGAAATTTTGAGCTGGAAGATTGA